A single genomic interval of Terriglobus albidus harbors:
- a CDS encoding aldose epimerase family protein, producing the protein MSKAVFGTLPDGSEVEIFTLKSEQVEARVMNWGGRLVSVKTKDRNGEMAHISLGYDTLEEWLRDTAFFGATVGRVANRIAGGQFELDGQTFQIPQNNGQNALHGGPQGFDKKLWTAKEVPNGVELSLVSPDGDMGFPGTMTVTVTYTLKGSDLHIHYRATSDKTTVVNLTNHAYWNLRGDDRGDITNTRIVINADAFVPTDATSIPTGELPPVEGTPMDFRTEHAIADRADAEYEQLKFAKGYDHTWVLNGDAGTIRVAAQAHEPESGRTLTVKTTQPGMQFYSGNNLKGVLVGRFGKVYTARTGFCFETQHFPDSPNHAHFPSVMLRPGEVFESETVYGFGVK; encoded by the coding sequence GTGAGCAAGGCAGTCTTCGGCACGTTGCCGGACGGATCAGAGGTAGAGATCTTCACACTGAAGAGCGAACAGGTCGAGGCTCGTGTGATGAACTGGGGCGGCCGCCTTGTCAGCGTCAAGACGAAAGACCGTAATGGCGAGATGGCGCACATCTCACTGGGTTACGACACGCTGGAAGAGTGGCTGCGCGATACGGCGTTCTTCGGCGCCACAGTTGGACGTGTCGCAAACCGCATCGCCGGCGGTCAGTTTGAGCTGGACGGTCAGACCTTCCAGATTCCGCAGAACAACGGACAGAACGCACTTCATGGCGGACCGCAGGGCTTCGACAAGAAGCTCTGGACTGCTAAGGAAGTGCCGAATGGCGTTGAGCTCTCACTCGTTTCGCCGGATGGCGACATGGGTTTTCCGGGGACAATGACGGTCACCGTGACCTACACCCTGAAGGGAAGCGATCTGCATATCCATTATCGTGCGACCAGTGATAAGACGACGGTGGTCAATCTCACCAACCACGCTTACTGGAATCTGCGCGGTGATGACCGCGGCGACATTACCAACACGCGCATCGTCATCAACGCGGATGCCTTTGTGCCGACCGATGCGACCTCCATTCCGACGGGTGAGCTGCCTCCGGTGGAAGGAACACCGATGGACTTCCGGACCGAGCATGCGATTGCAGACCGTGCTGATGCGGAGTATGAACAGTTGAAGTTTGCCAAAGGCTACGACCATACCTGGGTGTTGAACGGGGATGCAGGGACGATACGTGTCGCGGCACAGGCGCACGAGCCTGAGAGCGGACGCACGCTCACGGTGAAGACGACTCAGCCGGGAATGCAGTTCTATTCGGGCAATAACCTGAAGGGCGTGCTGGTCGGCCGCTTCGGTAAGGTCTATACCGCTCGGACCGGCTTCTGCTTCGAGACACAGCACTTTCCCGATTCGCCGAATCATGCCCATTTCCCATCGGTCATGCTGCGTCCGGGAGAGGTCTTCGAGTCGGAGACGGTGTATGGCTTTGGTGTGAAGTAA
- a CDS encoding Ku protein, with product MAARPYWSGHIQISLVSFAVKLFVATESKSEIRFHQISRSTGERVKYQKVSASEANESTPASTVEKSDIVKGYEFRKGEYIQIEPEEIANLRIPSRNTIALEQFIALEELDPAYFEKPYFVAPENTAQTEAFATIREALRGMKKAGIGKIAFGGREHLVAIAAPADKELKGLMAYTMRYQEELRDAKEYFNEIKDVTVEKDQLDLAQELIKRKAQKFDPSKWHDEYEAALRAMVQAKIDHQPLPVEEEHRPMAKVINLMDALRASVHGNKQEAAPAATGRKKPAAKATASDAKRGMEIVKETKAVAKKGAKKKSA from the coding sequence ATGGCTGCTCGTCCTTACTGGTCCGGTCACATTCAAATCTCCCTGGTCTCGTTCGCTGTCAAACTCTTTGTCGCTACGGAATCCAAGTCCGAGATCCGCTTTCATCAGATCAGCCGCTCCACCGGCGAACGGGTGAAGTACCAGAAGGTCAGTGCCTCGGAAGCAAACGAGTCGACGCCGGCCTCCACGGTCGAGAAGTCCGACATCGTAAAGGGCTATGAGTTCCGCAAGGGCGAATACATCCAGATCGAGCCGGAAGAGATTGCCAACCTCCGCATCCCCTCGCGCAATACCATCGCGCTGGAACAGTTCATCGCGCTCGAAGAGCTGGACCCCGCCTACTTCGAAAAGCCTTACTTCGTGGCGCCGGAAAACACAGCGCAGACAGAAGCCTTCGCCACCATCCGCGAAGCGTTGCGCGGCATGAAGAAAGCCGGCATCGGCAAGATCGCCTTCGGCGGCCGCGAGCATCTGGTCGCCATCGCCGCACCTGCGGACAAAGAGCTCAAGGGCCTGATGGCCTACACCATGCGCTACCAGGAAGAGCTCCGCGATGCGAAGGAGTACTTCAACGAGATCAAAGACGTCACTGTCGAAAAGGACCAGCTCGATCTCGCGCAGGAGCTGATCAAGCGCAAAGCGCAGAAGTTCGATCCGTCGAAGTGGCACGATGAGTATGAAGCCGCTCTGCGCGCCATGGTGCAGGCCAAGATCGACCACCAGCCCCTGCCGGTCGAAGAAGAACACCGGCCGATGGCCAAGGTCATCAACCTGATGGATGCGCTGCGCGCCTCGGTTCACGGCAACAAGCAGGAAGCAGCCCCCGCAGCCACAGGCCGCAAGAAGCCCGCGGCGAAGGCTACCGCATCCGATGCAAAGCGCGGCATGGAGATCGTGAAAGAGACGAAGGCCGTGGCAAAGAAGGGTGCGAAGAAGAAGTCAGCATGA
- a CDS encoding branched-chain amino acid transaminase has translation MPITPTQNIWHNGQLIPWEKANIHVMSHVVHYGSSVFEGIRAYTQGSSAGVFRLPEHMQRLIDSAKIYRMPLPYTVDQLCAAVVDVVEANGVAPCYIRPVAFRGYGEIGVNPTKSPIEIYIANFPWGKYITASEGADVCISSWSRLAPNTMPSLAKAGANYMNSQLINMEAKVNGYVEGIALDRNGYLSEGSGENLFLVRNGVIYTSPLANSVLSGITRDSIITIAKHLGIPVVEQSLPRELIYIADEAFFTGTAAEVTHLRSVDQIMIADGKMGPITTAIHDEFFALVNGLQPDRYNWLTPVNVKTNEAASV, from the coding sequence ATGCCAATTACGCCCACCCAGAACATCTGGCACAACGGACAGCTCATCCCCTGGGAGAAAGCCAACATCCACGTCATGTCCCACGTGGTGCACTATGGCTCTTCTGTATTTGAGGGGATCCGTGCCTACACCCAGGGCAGCTCCGCCGGCGTCTTCCGCCTGCCGGAGCACATGCAGCGCCTGATCGACTCGGCCAAGATCTACCGCATGCCCCTGCCCTACACCGTCGACCAGCTATGCGCCGCCGTCGTCGATGTCGTAGAGGCCAACGGTGTCGCTCCCTGCTACATCCGTCCAGTAGCCTTCCGCGGCTATGGTGAGATCGGCGTCAACCCCACCAAGTCGCCCATCGAGATCTACATCGCCAACTTTCCCTGGGGTAAGTACATTACCGCCAGCGAAGGCGCGGATGTCTGTATCTCCTCGTGGTCGCGCCTGGCGCCCAACACCATGCCGTCGCTGGCCAAAGCCGGCGCCAATTACATGAACTCGCAGCTCATCAACATGGAGGCCAAGGTCAACGGTTACGTGGAAGGCATCGCGCTGGACCGCAACGGCTACCTCTCCGAGGGCTCGGGCGAGAACCTCTTCCTCGTCCGCAACGGCGTCATCTACACCTCGCCGCTGGCGAACTCGGTACTGTCGGGCATTACGCGCGACTCCATCATCACCATTGCCAAGCATCTGGGCATTCCGGTGGTAGAGCAGTCACTGCCCCGCGAGCTGATCTATATCGCAGACGAGGCCTTCTTCACCGGCACCGCCGCCGAAGTGACCCATCTGCGCTCGGTCGACCAGATCATGATCGCTGACGGCAAGATGGGCCCCATCACCACCGCCATCCACGACGAGTTCTTCGCCCTGGTCAACGGCCTGCAGCCCGATCGCTACAACTGGCTGACGCCGGTGAACGTGAAAACCAACGAAGCAGCTTCGGTCTAG
- a CDS encoding alpha/beta hydrolase, which yields MRVHGVLAAALFLCGNLVVAQANGAASSCVFERGHEFLPLAGVGLGGGKIEGQDNLSIRIWAPACPTEPHPAALLIHRGGLTSGSGWDLNQLSLANSLVAAGVAVFSVDYRLAPGATLNDMIMDVQRSVRFVRHEAARFNVAPDKIVLIGDEAGGYLATISGLMPPEKGKRTPYDWDKESDEVQAIVMLAGVGDFGKELVSPTKGVLTPRGWTSPPNPGFHADPLSTESPSSSPVAAIDPLNLVHSAAPPFLLIQGDQATPNSLVVPTKLLDALRVAGNRANVILIQHNQQESEGSQITGKHDWQMSMLGWMRFVLTTQRPLDGETARLLHISQ from the coding sequence ATGCGCGTCCATGGAGTACTAGCTGCAGCATTATTTCTGTGTGGCAACCTAGTAGTCGCTCAAGCCAATGGCGCTGCTTCATCATGTGTGTTCGAGCGAGGACATGAATTTCTACCGCTGGCTGGTGTCGGGCTGGGCGGAGGAAAAATAGAAGGACAGGACAACCTTTCCATTCGTATTTGGGCTCCTGCCTGTCCCACGGAACCACACCCTGCCGCCCTTCTAATACATCGGGGCGGACTAACCTCCGGCTCAGGCTGGGACCTCAACCAATTATCACTGGCCAACAGTCTGGTGGCTGCGGGCGTTGCCGTTTTTTCAGTCGACTATCGACTGGCCCCAGGAGCGACCCTAAATGACATGATCATGGATGTGCAGAGGTCTGTTCGCTTCGTACGACATGAAGCCGCTCGCTTCAACGTCGCCCCTGACAAGATTGTGCTTATTGGCGATGAGGCGGGCGGCTACCTGGCAACAATCTCCGGCCTCATGCCGCCCGAAAAAGGAAAGCGGACACCATACGATTGGGATAAGGAGTCCGATGAAGTTCAGGCGATTGTGATGCTTGCCGGTGTCGGCGACTTTGGCAAAGAGTTGGTTTCCCCAACAAAGGGAGTGCTTACGCCCAGAGGTTGGACCTCGCCACCAAATCCTGGGTTCCATGCTGATCCCCTCTCGACAGAATCGCCATCAAGTTCGCCAGTGGCTGCCATTGATCCGTTGAATTTGGTTCATTCCGCGGCTCCGCCATTCTTGTTGATTCAAGGAGACCAGGCTACGCCCAACTCTCTTGTCGTGCCCACCAAACTTCTGGATGCACTGCGGGTGGCTGGCAACCGCGCAAATGTCATCTTGATCCAACACAATCAACAAGAATCAGAAGGTTCTCAGATCACCGGCAAGCACGATTGGCAGATGTCCATGCTCGGCTGGATGCGATTCGTCCTCACGACTCAACGCCCGCTTGACGGAGAAACGGCGCGGCTACTCCACATTAGTCAATAA
- a CDS encoding aminotransferase class V-fold PLP-dependent enzyme, which yields MAGNRRDFLKLAVGGVVLPAAMTNVMEPQAPAFGSAHEAEFIQWYDVDRSLTNLENAYWNVMARPVMDEYWRQTQYLNRVNVPFVRSVTTDRTLAADLDRVRTDVAVLVGVQKDEIALTRCGTESLQDLIIGYRLLKPGDEVVFCDIDYDAMVNTMLYLEDRRGVKVSTFEMPEPATTTAILDAYETKLKNTPRARLMLVTHLCHKTGLVNPVREIIAIARRHGVAVILDTAQAVGQMPVNLMEIDADFAGFSLHKWIGAPLGVGAIYVRKERLGDLELCMGNREDAPDDVRSRVYPGTYNFAATLTVPAAIAFHNRLTVEKKQARLTGLRDRWVHQAMEIDSIQILTPEEKGRYGATTSFRVKGMKSFEQAKQMQETLLKKYGIVTVARKGIAKGAAVRVTPALYNTEGEIDKLVAALKAESGMFA from the coding sequence GTGGCTGGAAACAGACGGGATTTCCTGAAGCTGGCAGTCGGGGGAGTTGTGTTGCCAGCGGCGATGACCAATGTGATGGAGCCGCAGGCGCCGGCGTTTGGTTCGGCGCACGAAGCCGAGTTCATCCAGTGGTACGACGTAGACCGCAGCCTGACGAATCTTGAAAACGCGTACTGGAATGTGATGGCTCGCCCGGTCATGGACGAGTACTGGCGGCAGACACAATACCTGAATCGCGTGAATGTCCCGTTCGTTCGCAGTGTTACGACGGATCGCACGCTGGCCGCAGATCTGGACAGAGTACGCACCGACGTGGCGGTGCTTGTCGGTGTACAGAAAGACGAGATCGCGTTGACGCGTTGCGGCACCGAGAGTCTGCAGGACCTGATCATCGGGTACAGGCTGTTGAAGCCAGGGGATGAGGTTGTCTTCTGCGATATCGACTACGACGCCATGGTGAACACCATGCTGTATCTGGAAGACCGTCGCGGCGTGAAGGTCTCCACATTTGAGATGCCAGAGCCTGCGACTACCACGGCCATTCTGGATGCGTATGAGACGAAGTTGAAGAACACGCCAAGGGCGCGGCTCATGCTGGTTACCCACCTCTGCCATAAGACAGGATTGGTGAATCCAGTTCGAGAGATCATCGCTATCGCGCGCCGGCACGGTGTTGCGGTGATTCTAGATACAGCACAGGCCGTAGGTCAGATGCCGGTGAACCTCATGGAGATCGACGCCGACTTCGCCGGCTTCAGCCTGCATAAGTGGATTGGAGCTCCTCTGGGTGTCGGCGCCATCTATGTCCGCAAAGAACGGCTCGGTGACCTGGAGCTCTGCATGGGCAACCGCGAGGACGCTCCCGACGACGTTCGCTCTCGCGTGTATCCGGGGACTTATAACTTTGCAGCGACTCTTACGGTTCCCGCGGCCATCGCCTTTCACAACAGGCTGACAGTAGAGAAGAAGCAGGCCCGGCTGACTGGCCTGCGGGATCGCTGGGTCCATCAGGCAATGGAGATCGACAGTATCCAAATCCTGACTCCGGAAGAAAAGGGCCGCTACGGTGCGACGACCTCGTTCCGGGTGAAGGGGATGAAAAGCTTTGAACAGGCGAAGCAGATGCAGGAGACCCTTTTGAAGAAGTACGGCATCGTAACGGTTGCACGAAAGGGTATCGCCAAAGGAGCGGCTGTCCGCGTTACACCGGCGCTGTATAACACTGAGGGTGAGATAGATAAGCTGGTGGCTGCGCTGAAGGCGGAGTCGGGAATGTTCGCGTAG
- a CDS encoding MFS transporter, whose protein sequence is MAAVTRPSNSSNLRWVVCFLLFLATTINYMDRSVFSLIEPVLHGVSFMGWNPAADKFHQPVFDNNFGNVVIFFQIAYGIGLLISGRVVDRLGTKAGYAIAIAVWGLASMSHSLVTSVVGFYIARVCLGLGEAGNFPAAIKATSEWFPSEERGLATGLFNSGANFSALIAPLLVSAVTLHFGWRYAFVATGSMGVGWLVLWLLFPYAKLRPSQDTLTQQYVALPVEKQGFLSILFTRRAWAFALGKGLTDGVWWFYLFYLPQFLNRNYGLELRAQYWFLVTVYLFSSVGSIFGGALSGILMKRGFSINAGRKVAMLSMAICVIPIIFVPHVGSLFVNNPWPATALFALAAAAHQGWSANLFSTTGDMFPSSAVSTVVGFGGAMGALGGAVFTAVVKKNLSLHPTLIFTMAGTVYLLALVIMHLLVPRMGRPLEATE, encoded by the coding sequence ATGGCTGCCGTGACTCGCCCATCGAACTCGTCCAACCTTCGTTGGGTTGTCTGCTTCCTTCTCTTCCTTGCGACCACAATCAACTACATGGACCGGTCGGTCTTCTCGTTGATTGAGCCCGTCCTGCACGGCGTCTCCTTCATGGGCTGGAACCCGGCGGCCGACAAGTTCCATCAGCCGGTCTTCGACAACAACTTCGGCAATGTCGTTATCTTCTTTCAGATCGCCTACGGCATCGGCCTGCTGATCTCCGGACGCGTTGTGGACCGGCTCGGCACCAAGGCCGGCTACGCCATCGCCATCGCCGTATGGGGTCTGGCTTCCATGAGCCACTCCCTGGTGACTTCGGTCGTCGGTTTCTATATTGCACGTGTCTGCCTGGGTCTGGGCGAAGCCGGTAACTTCCCTGCGGCCATCAAAGCCACCTCCGAGTGGTTCCCCTCGGAAGAGCGCGGTCTGGCGACGGGCCTCTTCAACTCCGGTGCGAACTTCTCCGCGCTGATTGCGCCGCTACTGGTCTCTGCCGTCACCCTCCACTTCGGCTGGCGTTACGCTTTCGTCGCCACCGGCTCCATGGGCGTGGGCTGGCTGGTGCTGTGGCTGCTCTTCCCCTATGCCAAACTGCGCCCCTCGCAGGACACGCTGACGCAGCAATATGTTGCGTTGCCAGTGGAGAAGCAGGGCTTCCTCTCGATTCTGTTCACGCGGCGCGCCTGGGCCTTTGCCCTTGGTAAGGGACTCACCGACGGCGTGTGGTGGTTCTATCTCTTCTATCTGCCGCAGTTCCTTAACCGGAACTACGGCCTCGAGCTGCGCGCTCAGTACTGGTTCCTGGTCACCGTCTATCTGTTCTCGTCGGTCGGCTCCATCTTCGGCGGTGCGCTCTCGGGCATTCTGATGAAGCGCGGATTCTCCATCAATGCCGGCCGCAAGGTCGCCATGCTCTCCATGGCCATCTGCGTGATCCCCATCATCTTTGTGCCGCACGTTGGCTCGCTGTTCGTCAATAATCCATGGCCGGCTACGGCGCTCTTCGCTCTGGCCGCTGCTGCGCACCAGGGCTGGTCCGCCAATCTCTTCTCCACCACCGGTGACATGTTCCCGTCGAGCGCGGTCTCGACCGTCGTCGGCTTCGGCGGTGCCATGGGCGCCCTGGGCGGCGCCGTCTTTACCGCAGTGGTCAAAAAGAACCTTTCACTGCACCCGACGCTGATCTTCACCATGGCCGGAACCGTGTACCTGCTGGCTCTGGTGATCATGCACCTGCTGGTGCCGCGCATGGGACGCCCACTCGAAGCCACCGAATAG
- the ligD gene encoding DNA ligase D yields MATKKAAKKSGTRKATAKATAKRAPTASSAVDKQLAKYRSMRDFGITAEPAGGHKTAKLSERPFVIQKHAATRLHYDFRLGWNGVLKSWAVAKGPSYVVADKRLAVEVEDHPMEYGGFEGIIPKGQYGGGTVMVWDHGTWVPQPGHDFDEGLKSGSLKFILHGEKLKGKWALIRMKGGRFAGDTKPGAKPNWLLIKEHDDFERGPDDPPLTEAEPDSVVTGRSIEQIAAAEDHVWNSKETSTSDQPWYKQPSKAPEEAPRSPKPPGKAVKSAVSLGKLPKEELPEFLKPQLAVEAFTPPTGSNWIHELKLDGYRIQAHIDHGKVKLFTRRGLDWTHRIRPVATALAKLPVTTAILDGELCAVRPDGTTSFADLQASFEHGERRALTYFVFDLLHLDGHNPRDLPLLKRKAMVEKLLTQLDHPQIQISQHLQGDANAIFQNACSLHAEGIVAKRGDAPHRATRSPEWLKLKCIRQQEFVVGGFTLPSNAIHGVGALLLGYYNDLKQLIYAGRTGTGFDARTHTMLRDKLNALRQAKPAFQRVPNEAQKGVLWVKPELVAQVTFTTWTADNLIRQAAFQGLREDKPAEEVRREEPTVAPSAKQERGRMPMPQAAIKAPTQNSIAARVATKKKTTEDAAPVRLTHPDKVLDAASHLTKQQLANYYWAIAPYMLPHITNRPLSLVRCPEGSGKPCFFQKHVNHTLPPGITGTPVPDKKTGKIEQYITLSTPEALAGLAQMGVLEVHPWGSQNDDLERPDRVVIDLDPDTAISWSTLCDAAAEVRDRLKKLGLTSFLKTTGGKGLHVVIPITPKHDYAAVKEWAHEFVLQMERNNPRLYLSKMSKAARANHIFLDYLRNERGATAVAPFSPRAREGAHVSLPLPWTDLKLPERPVFTVVDFETWKPRLKRDPWKEMGKVKQQLPI; encoded by the coding sequence ATGGCCACGAAAAAAGCAGCGAAGAAATCCGGAACACGCAAAGCTACCGCCAAGGCCACGGCGAAGCGCGCACCTACGGCCTCCTCAGCGGTCGACAAACAGCTTGCGAAGTATCGCTCCATGCGCGACTTTGGTATCACCGCCGAGCCTGCCGGAGGCCACAAAACCGCCAAGCTCAGCGAACGCCCGTTCGTCATTCAAAAGCACGCCGCGACGCGCCTGCACTATGACTTCCGGCTCGGCTGGAACGGTGTGCTGAAGAGCTGGGCCGTAGCCAAAGGGCCAAGCTACGTCGTCGCCGACAAACGGCTTGCCGTTGAGGTGGAAGACCATCCGATGGAGTACGGTGGCTTCGAAGGCATCATTCCCAAGGGACAGTACGGCGGCGGCACCGTCATGGTCTGGGACCACGGCACGTGGGTGCCGCAGCCGGGGCACGATTTCGACGAAGGGCTGAAGAGCGGCTCGCTGAAGTTCATCCTGCATGGCGAAAAGCTGAAAGGAAAATGGGCGTTGATCCGGATGAAAGGCGGACGCTTTGCTGGCGATACCAAGCCTGGCGCCAAGCCCAACTGGCTGCTCATCAAAGAACACGACGACTTCGAGCGCGGGCCCGATGATCCGCCGCTCACCGAAGCAGAGCCGGACTCAGTCGTTACCGGCCGCTCCATCGAGCAGATCGCCGCCGCCGAAGACCACGTCTGGAACAGCAAAGAGACCAGCACCAGCGACCAACCCTGGTACAAACAGCCGTCGAAGGCGCCCGAGGAGGCTCCTCGCAGCCCCAAACCACCCGGCAAGGCAGTCAAAAGCGCAGTCTCACTCGGGAAGCTTCCCAAGGAGGAGCTTCCCGAATTTTTGAAGCCCCAGCTCGCCGTAGAGGCTTTCACTCCGCCAACTGGCTCCAACTGGATTCACGAGCTCAAACTCGACGGCTATCGCATTCAGGCCCATATCGACCACGGCAAGGTAAAGCTATTCACCCGGCGCGGACTCGACTGGACACATCGTATCCGGCCTGTCGCCACCGCTCTGGCCAAGCTTCCAGTAACGACAGCCATCCTCGATGGAGAGCTCTGCGCCGTGCGTCCAGACGGCACCACCAGCTTTGCCGATCTGCAGGCTTCCTTCGAGCATGGAGAGCGCCGGGCACTCACCTACTTCGTCTTCGATCTACTGCATCTCGACGGTCACAACCCGCGCGATCTGCCGCTACTCAAACGCAAGGCCATGGTCGAGAAGCTGCTGACACAGCTTGACCATCCACAGATCCAGATCTCGCAACATTTGCAAGGCGACGCGAATGCCATCTTTCAGAACGCTTGCAGCCTGCATGCGGAAGGTATCGTCGCCAAGCGCGGCGATGCCCCCCATCGCGCGACACGCTCGCCGGAGTGGCTGAAGCTGAAGTGCATTCGCCAGCAGGAGTTTGTCGTCGGAGGCTTCACGCTTCCCTCCAATGCCATACACGGCGTAGGTGCACTCTTGCTGGGCTATTACAACGACCTGAAGCAGCTTATCTATGCAGGCCGCACTGGTACAGGCTTCGATGCCAGGACTCATACGATGTTGCGCGACAAGCTGAATGCGTTGCGACAGGCGAAGCCTGCTTTTCAGCGGGTCCCCAACGAAGCGCAGAAGGGCGTGCTCTGGGTAAAGCCCGAGCTCGTCGCTCAGGTCACCTTCACGACCTGGACCGCCGACAATCTCATACGACAGGCCGCCTTTCAGGGCCTTCGCGAAGACAAACCTGCGGAAGAGGTGCGCCGCGAAGAGCCAACGGTCGCTCCCTCCGCGAAGCAGGAGAGAGGGAGGATGCCGATGCCGCAAGCAGCTATAAAAGCGCCAACGCAAAATTCCATCGCAGCTCGAGTCGCGACGAAGAAGAAGACAACCGAAGACGCCGCGCCTGTCCGCCTGACCCATCCCGATAAGGTTCTCGATGCGGCCAGCCACCTCACCAAACAACAACTCGCCAACTACTACTGGGCGATCGCACCGTACATGCTGCCCCACATCACCAATCGCCCGTTATCGCTGGTGCGATGCCCTGAAGGTTCCGGCAAACCATGCTTCTTCCAGAAGCATGTAAATCACACGTTGCCGCCAGGCATCACGGGAACTCCCGTACCCGATAAGAAGACAGGCAAGATCGAGCAGTACATCACGCTCTCCACACCGGAGGCGCTAGCCGGACTGGCCCAGATGGGAGTGCTCGAGGTCCATCCGTGGGGATCGCAGAACGACGATCTGGAGCGGCCCGATCGCGTTGTCATCGATCTCGATCCTGACACAGCAATCTCCTGGAGCACTCTCTGTGACGCTGCCGCGGAGGTGCGCGATCGTCTGAAGAAGCTTGGTCTAACCTCCTTTTTGAAGACCACGGGAGGTAAGGGACTGCATGTCGTCATTCCCATCACGCCGAAACATGACTATGCAGCGGTGAAAGAGTGGGCGCATGAGTTCGTGCTGCAGATGGAGCGCAACAATCCGCGGCTCTATCTCAGCAAGATGAGCAAGGCCGCACGCGCGAACCATATCTTCCTCGACTATCTCCGCAATGAACGAGGAGCCACGGCAGTGGCTCCGTTCAGTCCGCGCGCTCGCGAGGGAGCACATGTTTCGCTCCCGCTTCCATGGACGGATCTCAAACTTCCTGAGCGGCCTGTCTTTACGGTTGTCGACTTCGAGACATGGAAGCCGCGGCTTAAGCGCGATCCGTGGAAAGAGATGGGGAAGGTGAAGCAGCAGTTGCCGATTTAG
- a CDS encoding M48 family metalloprotease produces MNKQLTRWLVVVAMAAALRCEATQIQLPVCKNGFTEPDEQKQGEQVAAKVYDAMPVLKDSDPVAVYVRQLGEKLVNYAPGYAWRYNFHVVASDEINAFALPGGSVFVNLATVQAAESEAQLAGVMGHELSHVVMRHATCNITKQQTRSIWYGLGQIAAQATIGGRLGDIAAQGIGTAAGLDFLRMGRDAEKQADLMGTHILYDAGYDPRGMPQFFEIIQAKYGEGGAQFLSDHPNPGNRTQYVSAEIASLPPRDKQVRTTDAFRRMHDIAMKEKALKAEEVKAGAWKKSGEYEKAPKMD; encoded by the coding sequence ATGAACAAGCAACTGACACGATGGCTGGTAGTGGTAGCAATGGCGGCGGCACTCCGGTGCGAGGCGACGCAGATCCAACTTCCGGTCTGCAAGAACGGCTTCACCGAGCCGGACGAGCAGAAACAGGGCGAGCAGGTAGCGGCCAAGGTCTACGACGCGATGCCGGTCCTGAAGGATTCCGACCCGGTCGCCGTCTACGTGCGCCAGTTGGGAGAGAAGCTGGTGAACTATGCCCCTGGATATGCGTGGAGATACAACTTCCACGTCGTCGCCAGCGATGAGATCAACGCGTTCGCGCTGCCGGGAGGGTCGGTGTTTGTGAATCTGGCGACCGTCCAGGCAGCCGAAAGCGAGGCGCAACTGGCGGGCGTGATGGGCCATGAGCTCTCCCACGTGGTGATGCGTCACGCGACCTGCAACATCACCAAGCAGCAGACCCGGAGCATCTGGTATGGCCTGGGGCAGATCGCGGCGCAGGCAACCATTGGCGGCAGGCTCGGAGATATCGCCGCCCAGGGCATCGGGACAGCTGCGGGGCTGGACTTCCTGCGGATGGGGCGCGATGCCGAAAAGCAGGCTGACCTGATGGGCACGCATATTCTGTACGACGCAGGATACGATCCGCGTGGCATGCCGCAGTTCTTTGAGATTATTCAGGCGAAGTATGGCGAGGGCGGGGCTCAGTTTCTGAGCGATCACCCTAATCCCGGGAACCGGACCCAGTATGTGAGCGCTGAGATTGCGTCTCTTCCGCCCAGGGATAAACAGGTGCGTACCACCGATGCGTTCCGCAGGATGCACGATATCGCCATGAAGGAGAAGGCGTTAAAGGCGGAAGAGGTAAAGGCGGGCGCCTGGAAGAAATCAGGGGAGTACGAGAAGGCTCCCAAGATGGACTAA